The following are encoded in a window of Rubellicoccus peritrichatus genomic DNA:
- the thiH gene encoding 2-iminoacetate synthase ThiH, translating to MPRPTKYHLASDAPADTFAQEFERLPIQELAYRSRNVEADRVQHILGQGRAESLEDFAALLSPKASESLELLAAQSQQLTQRFFGKAVRLFAPLYLSNECVNICTYCGFSRNNDIPRITIPESLVEEQVAKLARQGFRSLLLVAGEHPKYVSNGYVESCIRRSLEHMPGISIELGPMEADEYKPLVQSGAEALIVYQETYHRPTYESLHKAGPKKYYAWRQDTPERGYAAGFRRLGIGALFGLYDWRYEAVSVAAHAQYLLRKCWKSQVSISLPRMRPAAGEFQPDPSFFISDREMVQLICALRLFLPHLGITLSTREPSHLRDGLVPLGITLMSAGSSTEPGGYDHFDETQWTSTEDQPGEQFQIADERAPREIASMIRAQGYEAVWKDHDQALAISSEPAQLAQIG from the coding sequence ATGCCACGCCCAACGAAATACCATCTGGCTTCTGATGCCCCTGCTGACACTTTCGCGCAGGAGTTTGAGCGTCTCCCGATCCAGGAGTTGGCTTATCGCTCACGTAATGTGGAAGCGGATCGAGTTCAGCATATTTTGGGACAAGGAAGAGCCGAATCTCTGGAAGACTTTGCTGCATTGCTTTCTCCCAAAGCCAGTGAAAGCCTGGAATTGTTGGCGGCACAGTCACAACAATTGACACAGCGTTTTTTCGGAAAAGCCGTTCGGCTTTTTGCCCCGCTTTATCTTTCGAACGAGTGCGTCAATATATGCACTTATTGCGGTTTCTCTCGTAACAATGATATTCCGAGAATTACAATTCCCGAAAGTCTGGTCGAAGAACAAGTCGCCAAACTTGCCCGTCAAGGTTTTCGCTCTCTCCTCCTGGTGGCAGGCGAACACCCGAAATATGTGTCCAATGGCTATGTCGAATCGTGTATCCGCCGTTCACTCGAACACATGCCGGGCATCAGCATCGAGCTTGGCCCAATGGAGGCCGACGAATACAAGCCATTGGTTCAATCAGGGGCTGAAGCACTAATCGTTTATCAGGAGACTTATCATCGCCCCACTTACGAGTCGCTCCATAAAGCTGGACCGAAAAAGTATTATGCCTGGAGGCAGGATACTCCTGAACGCGGCTATGCAGCCGGTTTCCGACGACTGGGTATTGGAGCGCTCTTCGGACTCTACGATTGGCGTTATGAAGCAGTCTCCGTCGCTGCCCACGCTCAGTATCTCCTCAGGAAGTGCTGGAAATCCCAGGTATCAATCAGCTTGCCAAGAATGCGACCCGCAGCGGGTGAGTTCCAACCAGATCCGAGCTTTTTTATAAGCGACCGTGAAATGGTTCAGCTAATCTGCGCACTGCGACTATTCCTACCGCACCTGGGAATTACGCTATCCACTCGTGAGCCTTCACATTTGCGCGATGGTTTGGTTCCTCTCGGGATAACACTCATGAGTGCTGGTTCATCAACCGAACCCGGTGGCTATGATCACTTTGATGAAACACAGTGGACCTCAACAGAGGATCAGCCAGGCGAACAATTCCAAATTGCAGATGAGCGGGCACCACGCGAGATTGCATCAATGATACGCGCCCAAGGCTACGAAGCAGTCTGGAAAGATCACGACCAAGCTTTGGCCATCAGCTCTGAACCTGCACAACTTGCACAAATAGGATAA
- the thiS gene encoding sulfur carrier protein ThiS: MGELISIIANGDKIESQPGKPLPELITELGLAPDKVVVERNRAALTPAELRETSLEDGDVLEIVRIVAGG, translated from the coding sequence ATGGGTGAACTGATATCCATCATCGCTAACGGCGACAAAATTGAGTCACAACCCGGCAAGCCCTTACCAGAGTTGATTACTGAACTCGGACTGGCCCCGGATAAGGTTGTCGTGGAAAGAAACCGGGCCGCCCTTACCCCAGCAGAACTACGTGAGACATCTCTGGAAGATGGCGATGTTCTGGAAATCGTTCGAATTGTCGCGGGTGGCTGA
- a CDS encoding MBL fold metallo-hydrolase, with the protein MKLTDLNRYRRIGASSTLLEIGPHRVLIDAGMDPKEIGYAAIPDYSLIGDAPLDLILLTHCHLDHLGSLPMIVRDHPEATVACSRPSHFLAARMLRNSYNVMRRQKEELAITEYPLYTKADIQKLDEIMLPVPFGQMKKFGSEGQDLEVTFFPAGHVAGAAGIRLVYKHRKIFITGDVLFTDQRTLPGADFPEEDFDTIILETTRGRTDRTPETSRETETARFLKTIRNTLQHGGSVLIPTFALGRMQEVLTLLRDAQRDGDIPESPVICSGLGLDLVDYFDAIARKTGAVRFHRSVLKELGVRTINRYPQPGRNVPEKGIYLLSSGMLVEHTPSYIAASCMLEHPENAVCFVGYCDPETPGGKLLASHHDDSFLFETLDYSCKIRAAIEQFDLSGHADRDELLNFALSRNPRAVVLAHGDPEAREWFDDAFAEHAPNIKVTDPIPSEQYQV; encoded by the coding sequence GTGAAATTAACTGATCTCAATCGTTACCGTCGCATCGGTGCCAGTTCGACATTGTTAGAAATTGGTCCGCACCGTGTCCTCATTGATGCAGGAATGGACCCCAAGGAAATTGGCTATGCGGCAATCCCCGATTACAGCCTTATTGGTGATGCCCCTCTCGATCTCATCCTACTGACTCATTGTCATTTGGATCACTTGGGATCATTGCCAATGATCGTGCGTGACCATCCGGAAGCAACGGTCGCATGCAGCCGCCCATCTCATTTTCTAGCTGCACGTATGCTACGCAACTCTTACAACGTAATGAGGCGCCAGAAGGAGGAGCTCGCCATCACAGAGTATCCACTTTACACTAAAGCAGATATCCAGAAGCTGGATGAAATCATGTTGCCTGTTCCATTTGGGCAAATGAAAAAATTTGGTTCGGAGGGACAGGATCTGGAAGTCACTTTTTTCCCGGCTGGTCATGTCGCAGGGGCAGCTGGCATACGCCTAGTCTATAAACATCGCAAAATATTCATCACAGGCGACGTCCTTTTTACGGATCAAAGAACCCTGCCAGGGGCCGATTTCCCAGAAGAAGATTTCGATACTATAATATTGGAAACAACTCGCGGGCGGACCGATCGAACCCCGGAAACATCACGAGAAACCGAAACGGCCAGATTCCTAAAAACAATTCGAAATACGCTCCAGCATGGAGGATCCGTTCTCATCCCAACATTCGCGCTCGGACGGATGCAGGAAGTGCTAACCCTGCTCCGTGATGCCCAACGCGACGGCGATATTCCGGAATCCCCAGTCATCTGCTCCGGCCTTGGACTCGATTTGGTCGACTACTTCGATGCTATAGCGAGGAAAACCGGTGCCGTCCGCTTCCATAGAAGTGTTCTCAAAGAATTAGGCGTGCGGACAATCAACCGTTACCCACAGCCTGGGCGTAATGTGCCCGAGAAAGGAATCTATCTGCTGAGCAGCGGTATGCTGGTCGAACATACACCTTCGTATATTGCCGCTTCCTGCATGTTGGAGCATCCAGAAAACGCAGTCTGCTTTGTTGGTTACTGTGACCCCGAAACTCCCGGAGGCAAGCTACTGGCCTCGCATCACGACGATAGTTTCCTTTTCGAAACACTGGACTACAGTTGTAAAATCAGAGCCGCCATTGAACAATTCGACCTCAGTGGTCATGCTGACCGTGACGAATTGCTGAATTTCGCACTTTCACGCAACCCGCGGGCTGTGGTTCTAGCACATGGCGATCCCGAAGCTCGCGAATGGTTTGATGATGCATTTGCCGAGCATGCACCGAACATCAAGGTCACAGACCCAATTCCCTCTGAGCAATATCAAGTGTAA